The following proteins come from a genomic window of Megalops cyprinoides isolate fMegCyp1 chromosome 6, fMegCyp1.pri, whole genome shotgun sequence:
- the optc gene encoding opticin — protein sequence MALLLALPLALSLLGSCLCAPPGTLDVDTFDLESYDLNGEPDWENIFLNNYGDAYDYDDLNQPQIEVGTVAPPPTVPAPPQNVPPPDYVEEVTLPPRPTQAPAPPNLDFDGPGLFGPETGLGLPTCLLCVCISTSVYCDDSDIDQIPPLPKETTYFYARFNKIKHITARDFVNMNKLKRIDLTGNQISLIDQDAFRSLPELEDLLLPDNQLQGLPELPATLRHIDAKNNQLKSTGVHQDAFKDMTKLEYLYLSHNQLDYVPTPLPESLRVLHLQYNNIQSLHEDTFCNHLNPNYLRRPLEDIRLDGNPIILSRFAQAYICLPRLPVGRTH from the exons ATGGCTCTGCTTCTTGCTCTCCCATTGGCTCTGAGCCTGCTGGGGTCCTGTCTGTGCGCCCCACCTGGAACTCTGGACGTTGATACCTTTGACCTGGAGAGTTATGACCTCAACGGGGAGCCCGACTGGGAGAACATTTTCCTCAACAACTACGGGGACGCATATGACTATGATGATCTCAATCAGCCG CAGATTGAGGTAGGGACGGTAGCGCCCCCTCCCACTGTGCCTGCGCCGCCCCAAAACGTTCCACCCCCCGATTACGTGGAGGAGGTGACTCTCCCCCCACGACCCACTCAGGCCCCGGCCCCGCCGAACCTGGATTTTGATGGACCGGGACTGTTCGGACCTGAGACTGGACTGG GATTGCCCAcctgcttgctgtgtgtgtgcatcagcaCCAGCGTGTACTGTGACGACTCTGATATTGACCAGATCCCACCCCTGCCCAAGGAAACCACCTACTTCTATGCCCGCTTCAACAAAATCAAGCACATCACAGCCAGGGACTTTGTCAACATGA ATAAGCTGAAGAGGATTGACCTGACTGGGAATCAGATCTCACTTATCGATCAGGATGCGTTCCGCTCGTTACCAGAGCTTGAGGACCTGCTGCTGCCCGACAATCAGTTGCAGGGCCTGCCCGAGCTGCCCGCCACCTTGAGACACATCGACGCCAAGAACAATCAGCTGAAAAGCACTGGTGTCCACCAGGATGCCTTCAAG GATATGACCAAACTGGAGTACTTGTACCTGTCCCATAACCAGCTGGATTATGTGCCCACCCCTCTGCCAGAGAGTCTGCGTGTACTCCATCTACAG TACAACAACATCCAGAGCCTGCACGAGGACACCTTCTGCAACCACCTCAACCCCAACTACCTGCGGCGCCCCCTGGAGGACATCAGGCTAGACGGCAACCCCATCATCCTCAGCCGTTTCGCCCAGGCCTACATCTGTCTGCCTCGTCTGCCCGTGGGACGCACGCACTGA